A single Apostichopus japonicus isolate 1M-3 chromosome 11, ASM3797524v1, whole genome shotgun sequence DNA region contains:
- the LOC139975844 gene encoding solute carrier family 35 member G1-like, producing the protein METSRIDPSLVKPMDRIACADQKVTHKQISVDSEGNDREDSLDDDGGLCFSCKRPGLFWAVIAGLSQTLQVLLLAETAHALNSLQTMFFRSLPLLVFVLFISWEEAVNYDSQDLVLNILYGLFDVIGVSSFLFSTGFLSVSDATAIVCNQPIPSTLFACIFLGEVFDVTDGALVILNAIGLVLICKTSMENYAASSQGPPFVGVSIALFALLCVVLLKATARKLAHRGREDPSLVSLIVGCSGTMLSTVCLTLTDSWDMPSTTQEILLSILLGLTAIVHFYSFSKALQTENMMYIATAITLSIPVAYCYDVIFKGIILSLVTIIGVGLSMGSTLLLYVKTCVANHD; encoded by the exons ATGGAAACAAGTCGAATTGATCCTTCATTAGTCAAACCAATGGACAGAAT CGCTTGCGCAGACCAGAAAGTGACTCACAAACAAATTTCTGTTGATAGTGAAGGTAACGATAGGGAAGACTCATTGGATGACGACGGAGGTCTTTGCTTCAGTTGTAAGAGACCAGGATTGTTTTGGGCTGTAATTGCGGGACTCTCGCAAACTTTACAGGTTTTGTTACTTGCAGAGACTGCGCATGCCTTGAACTCTCTACAGACAATGTTTTTCAGAAGCTTACCTCTTCTcgtgtttgttttgttcatctCGTGGGAGGAAGCTGTGAATTACGACTCTCAAGATCTTGTCCTCAATATTCTTTACGGACTTTTCGACGTGATCGGAGTGTCATCCTTCCTCTTTTCCACAGGATTTCTTTCAGTGTCTGACGCAACTGCTATCGTCTGCAATCAGCCTATACCATCAACATTATTTGCGTGTATTTTCTTAGGGGAGGTGTTTGATGTGACTGATGGCGCCCTCGTAATTCTAAATGCCATTGGGCTGGTCCTTATCTGTAAGACGTCCATGGAAAACTACGCTGCCTCCAGCCAAGGACCTCCTTTTGTTGGAGTTTCAATCGCTTTATTTGCTCTGCTGTGTGTCGTTCTTCTTAAAGCAACAGCTCGAAAACTTGCGCATAGAGGTAGAGAAGACCCTAGCCTTGTATCACTCATTGTAGGGTGTAGCGGAACAATGCTTTCAACCGTCTGTTTGACATTAACGGACTCCTGGGATATGCCTAGTACAACGCAAGAGATTTTGTTATCAATCTTGTTAGGATTAACTGCAATTGTGCATTTCTATAGTTTTTCTAAAGCTCTACAAACTGAGAATATGATGTACATAGCAACAGCTATTACACTCTCCATACCAGTGGCTTATTGCTATGACGTAATATTTAAAGGCATAATACTTTCCCTCGTTACAATCATTGGTGTTGGTCTCTCAATGGGGTCGACCCTGCTGTTATATGTTAAGACATGTGTAGCAAACCATGACTAG